In Felis catus isolate Fca126 chromosome A2, F.catus_Fca126_mat1.0, whole genome shotgun sequence, the following proteins share a genomic window:
- the RFX1 gene encoding MHC class II regulatory factor RFX1 isoform X8: MRASETVSEASPGSTASQTGVPTQVVQQVQGTQQRLLVQTSVQAKPGHVSPLQLTNISVPQQALPTQRLVVQSTAPGGKGGQVSLTVHGTQQVHSPPERSPGQANSSSSKTAGAPAGAVPQQLQVCGVQQSVPVTQERSVVQATPQAPKAGPVQQLTVQGLQPVHVAQESSGSQFPARKAEQQEPRPTPPPEPPPRPPTPGPRPSALAPEPPPLPPACRGEVRQLGSPQPPPPHYEPGAEQWVELVGVMPPHLLLPQQKVVFEPLPGLPARASPDQRVRIQRVPQVLVFGTAATALKVQQLQQVPVPHVYSSQVQYVEGGDASYTASAIRSSTYPYPETPLYTQTAGASYYEAAGTAAQVSTPATSQAVASSGSVPMYVSGSQVVTSSASSAGGASGGAGGTGGTGGGGGGGGGGGGGGGGSAGGGSGAGTYVIQGGYMLGSASQSYSHTTRASPATVQWLLDNYETAEGVSLPRSTLYCHYLLHCQEQKLEPVNAASFGKLIRSVFMGLRTRRLGTRGNSKYHYYGLRIKASSPLLRLMEDQQHMAMRGQPFSQKQRLKPLQKMEGMTNGVAVGPQQAAGLSDISAQVQQYQQFLDASRSLPDFSELDLQGKVLPEGVGPGDIKAFQVLYREHCEAIVDVMVNLQFTLVETLWKTFWRYNLSQPNEAPPLAVHDEAEKRLPKASLVLLSKFEPVLQWTKHCDNVLYQGLVEILIPDVLRPIPSALTQAIRNFAKSLESWLTHAMVNIPEEMLRVKVAAAGAFAQTLRRYTSLNHLAQAARAVLQNTAQINQMLSDLNRVDFANVQEQASWVCRCEDRVVQRLEQDFKVTLQQQNSLEQWAAWLDGVVSQVLKPYQGSAGFPKAAKLFLLKWSFYSSMVIRDLTLRSAASFGSFHLIRLLYDEYMYYLIEHRVAQAKGETPIAVMGEFANLTTSLNPLDPDKDEEEEEEEESEDELPQDISLAAGGESPALGPDALEPPAKLARTDTRGLFVQALPSS, translated from the exons ATGCGGGCCAGTGAGACTGTATCAGAAGCCAGCCCGGGCTCCACAGCCAGCCAGACCGGAGTCCCCACTCAGGTGGTTCAGCAGGTGCAGGGCACCCAGCAG CGTCTGCTGGTCCAGACAAGCGTGCAGGCCAAGCCGGGCCACGTGTCTCCCCTCCAGCTCACCAACATCTCAGTGCCCCAGCAG GCTCTCCCCACGCAGCGTCTGGTGGTGCAGAGCACGGCCCCAGGCGGCAAGGGTGGCCAGGTTTCCCTGACAGTGCATGGCACCCAGCAGGTGCACTCGCCCCCTGAG CGGTCGCCGGGGCAGGCAAACAGCTCCTCCAGCAAGACGGCTGGGGCCCCCGCGGGTGCAGTGCCGCAGCAGCTGCAGGTCTGTGGCGTTCAGCAGAGTGTCCCCGTCACCCAAGAG AGGTCCGTGGTCCAAGCCACTCCACAGGCGCCCAAAGCCGGCCCCGTGCAGCAACTTACGGTGCAGGGGCTCCAGCCAGTTCACGTGGCTCAAGAG AGCTCAGGCAGTCAGTTTCCCGCTAGGAAGGCAGAGCAGCAGGAGCCCCGGCCCACGCCGCCGCCGGAGCCGCCGCCCCGGCCACCCACGCCCGGGCCCCGGCCGAGCGCGCTGGCCCCGGAGCCGCCGCCGCTCCCGCCCGCGTGCAGGGGCGAGGTCCGGCAGCTAGGCAGCCCCCAGCCGCCGCCGCCCCATTACGAGCCGGGCGCCGAGCAGTGGGTGGAGCTGGTGGGCGTGATGCCCCCGCACCTGCTCCTGCCGCAGCAGAAAGTGGTCTTCGAGCCACTGCCCGGGCTCCCGGCCCGAGCCAGCCCCGACCAGAGGGTCAGGATCCAGAGAGTCCCCCAGGTGCTAGTGTTCGGCACGGCCGCCACGGCCCTCAAA GTGCAGCAGCTCCAGCAGGTGCCCGTCCCACACGTGTACTCCAGCCAAGTGCAGTATGTGGAGGGTGGTGACGCCAGCTACACGGCCAGTGCCAT CCGCTCCAGTACCTACCCCTACCCGGAGACGCCGCTGTACACGCAGACAGCGGGCGCAAGCTACTACGAAGCTGCAGGCACAGCTGCGCAGGTCAGCACGCCCGCTACCTCCCAGGCGGTGGCCAGCAGCGGCTCTGTGCCCATGTACGTGTCCGGGAGCCAGGTCGTCACCAGCTCCGCCAGCAGCGCGGGTGGAGCCAGCGGCGGCGCCGGCGGCACCGGCGGCACCGGCGgtggcgggggcggcggcggcggcgggggcggtggcggcggcggcagtGCCGGCGGCGGCAGCGGAGCAGGCACCTATGTGATCCAGGGCGGCTACATGCTGGGCAGCGCCAGCCAGTCCTACTCCCACACCACGCGTGCCTCGCCAGCCACC GTTCAGTGGCTCCTAGACAACTATGAGACGGCCGAGGGTGTGAGCCTGCCACGGAGCACCCTCTACTGCCACTACCTGCTGCACTGCCAGGAGCAGAAGCTGGAGCCCGTCAACGCCGCCTCCTTCGGCAAGCTCATCCGCTCCGTGTTCATGGGCCTGCGCACCCGACGGCTGGGCACCAG gGGCAACTCCAAATACCACTACTACGGCCTGCGGATCAAGGCCAGCTCGCCCCTGCTGCGACTGATGGAGGACCAGCAGCACATGGCCATGCGGGGCCAGCCCTTCTCACAGAAGCAGAG GCTCAAGCCCCTCCAGAAGATGGAGGGCATGACGAACGGCGTGGCCGTGGGGCCGCAGCAGGCCGCGGGGCTGTCGGACATCAGCGCGCAGGTGCAGCAGTATCAGCAGTTTCTGG ATGCCTCGAGGAGTCTCCCTGACTTCTCGGAGCTTGACCTCCAGGGCAAAGTGCTCCCCGAGGGCGTCGGGCCTGGGGACATCAAGGCCTTCCAGGTCCTGTACCGGGAACACTGTGAG GCCATTGTCGACGTCATGGTGAACCTGCAGTTCACCCTGGTGGAGACGCTGTGGAAAACCTTCTGGAGGTACAACCTCAGCCAGCCCAACGAGGCGCCTCCGCTGGCCGT GCACGACGAGGCTGAGAAGCGGCTGCCCAAGGCCAGCCTGGTGCTCCTCTCCAAGTTTGAGCCAGTGCTGCAGTGGACCAAGCACTGTGACAACGTGCTGTACCAGGGCCTGGTGGAGATCCTCATCCCTGACGTGCTGCGGCCCATCCCCA GTGCCTTGACCCAAGCGATCCGGAACTTTGCCAAGAGCCTGGAGAGCTGGCTCACCCACGCCATGGTGAACATCCCAGAGGAGATGCTGCGTGTGAAG gTGGCGGCGGCCGGTGCCTTCGCGCAGACGCTGCGACGCTACACGTCGCTCAACCACTTGGCGCAGGCGGCGCGGGCAGTGCTGCAGAACACCGCGCAGATCAACCAGATGCTGAGCGACCTCAACCGCGTGGACTTCGCCAACGTGCAG GAGCAGGCCTCGTGGGTATGCCGCTGCGAGGACCGCGTGGTGCAGCGTCTGGAGCAGGACTTCAAGGTGACCCTGCAGCAGCAGAACTCGCTGGAGCAGTGGGCGGCCTGGCTGGACGGCGTCGTGAGCCAGGTGCTTAAGCCCTACCAGGGCAGCGCCGGCTTCCCCAAGGCCGCCAAGCTCTTCCTCCTTAAGTGGTCCTTCTACAG CTCCATGGTGATCCGGGACCTGACCCTGCGCAGCGCTGCCAGCTTTGGGTCCTTCCACCTCATCCGGCTGCTCTACGACGAGTACATGTACTACCTGATCGAGCACCGCGTGGCCCAGGCCAAGGGCGAGACCCCCATCGCCGTCATGGGCGAG TTCGCCAACCTGACCACCTCGCTGAACCCCCTTGACCCGGACAAAG acgaggaggaggaagaggaggaggagagcgaGGACGAGCTGCCACAGGACATCTCACTGGCGGCCGGCGGAGAGTCACCCGCGCTGGGCCCGGACGCCCTCGAGCCGCCGGCCAAGTTGGCAAGGACAGACACACGGGGCCTCTTCGTGCAGGCGCTGCCCTCCAGCTAA
- the RFX1 gene encoding MHC class II regulatory factor RFX1 isoform X3: MATPAYVTELQAAPQPSQPPQAQPQPPPPPAAAPQPPQPPAAAATPQPQYVTELQSPQPQAQPPGSQKQYVTELPATPTPSQPAGAPTPTPASQQYIVVTVSEGAMRASETVSEASPGSTASQTGVPTQVVQQVQGTQQRLLVQTSVQAKPGHVSPLQLTNISVPQQALPTQRLVVQSTAPGGKGGQVSLTVHGTQQVHSPPERSPGQANSSSSKTAGAPAGAVPQQLQVCGVQQSVPVTQERSVVQATPQAPKAGPVQQLTVQGLQPVHVAQESSGSQFPARKAEQQEPRPTPPPEPPPRPPTPGPRPSALAPEPPPLPPACRGEVRQLGSPQPPPPHYEPGAEQWVELVGVMPPHLLLPQQKVVFEPLPGLPARASPDQRVRIQRVPQVLVFGTAATALKVQQLQQVPVPHVYSSQVQYVEGGDASYTASAIRSSTYPYPETPLYTQTAGASYYEAAGTAAQVSTPATSQAVASSGSVPMYVSGSQVVTSSASSAGGASGGAGGTGGTGGGGGGGGGGGGGGGGSAGGGSGAGTYVIQGGYMLGSASQSYSHTTRASPATVQWLLDNYETAEGVSLPRSTLYCHYLLHCQEQKLEPVNAASFGKLIRSVFMGLRTRRLGTRGNSKYHYYGLRIKASSPLLRLMEDQQHMAMRGQPFSQKQRLKPLQKMEGMTNGVAVGPQQAAGLSDISAQVQQYQQFLDASRSLPDFSELDLQGKVLPEGVGPGDIKAFQVLYREHCEAIVDVMVNLQFTLVETLWKTFWRYNLSQPNEAPPLAVHDEAEKRLPKASLVLLSKFEPVLQWTKHCDNVLYQGLVEILIPDVLRPIPSALTQAIRNFAKSLESWLTHAMVNIPEEMLRVKVAAAGAFAQTLRRYTSLNHLAQAARAVLQNTAQINQMLSDLNRVDFANVQEQASWVCRCEDRVVQRLEQDFKVTLQQQNSLEQWAAWLDGVVSQVLKPYQGSAGFPKAAKLFLLKWSFYSSMVIRDLTLRSAASFGSFHLIRLLYDEYMYYLIEHRVAQAKGETPIAVMGEFANLTTSLNPLDPDKDEEEEEEEESEDELPQDISLAAGGESPALGPDALEPPAKLARTDTRGLFVQALPSS, encoded by the exons AAGGCGCCATGCGGGCCAGTGAGACTGTATCAGAAGCCAGCCCGGGCTCCACAGCCAGCCAGACCGGAGTCCCCACTCAGGTGGTTCAGCAGGTGCAGGGCACCCAGCAG CGTCTGCTGGTCCAGACAAGCGTGCAGGCCAAGCCGGGCCACGTGTCTCCCCTCCAGCTCACCAACATCTCAGTGCCCCAGCAG GCTCTCCCCACGCAGCGTCTGGTGGTGCAGAGCACGGCCCCAGGCGGCAAGGGTGGCCAGGTTTCCCTGACAGTGCATGGCACCCAGCAGGTGCACTCGCCCCCTGAG CGGTCGCCGGGGCAGGCAAACAGCTCCTCCAGCAAGACGGCTGGGGCCCCCGCGGGTGCAGTGCCGCAGCAGCTGCAGGTCTGTGGCGTTCAGCAGAGTGTCCCCGTCACCCAAGAG AGGTCCGTGGTCCAAGCCACTCCACAGGCGCCCAAAGCCGGCCCCGTGCAGCAACTTACGGTGCAGGGGCTCCAGCCAGTTCACGTGGCTCAAGAG AGCTCAGGCAGTCAGTTTCCCGCTAGGAAGGCAGAGCAGCAGGAGCCCCGGCCCACGCCGCCGCCGGAGCCGCCGCCCCGGCCACCCACGCCCGGGCCCCGGCCGAGCGCGCTGGCCCCGGAGCCGCCGCCGCTCCCGCCCGCGTGCAGGGGCGAGGTCCGGCAGCTAGGCAGCCCCCAGCCGCCGCCGCCCCATTACGAGCCGGGCGCCGAGCAGTGGGTGGAGCTGGTGGGCGTGATGCCCCCGCACCTGCTCCTGCCGCAGCAGAAAGTGGTCTTCGAGCCACTGCCCGGGCTCCCGGCCCGAGCCAGCCCCGACCAGAGGGTCAGGATCCAGAGAGTCCCCCAGGTGCTAGTGTTCGGCACGGCCGCCACGGCCCTCAAA GTGCAGCAGCTCCAGCAGGTGCCCGTCCCACACGTGTACTCCAGCCAAGTGCAGTATGTGGAGGGTGGTGACGCCAGCTACACGGCCAGTGCCAT CCGCTCCAGTACCTACCCCTACCCGGAGACGCCGCTGTACACGCAGACAGCGGGCGCAAGCTACTACGAAGCTGCAGGCACAGCTGCGCAGGTCAGCACGCCCGCTACCTCCCAGGCGGTGGCCAGCAGCGGCTCTGTGCCCATGTACGTGTCCGGGAGCCAGGTCGTCACCAGCTCCGCCAGCAGCGCGGGTGGAGCCAGCGGCGGCGCCGGCGGCACCGGCGGCACCGGCGgtggcgggggcggcggcggcggcgggggcggtggcggcggcggcagtGCCGGCGGCGGCAGCGGAGCAGGCACCTATGTGATCCAGGGCGGCTACATGCTGGGCAGCGCCAGCCAGTCCTACTCCCACACCACGCGTGCCTCGCCAGCCACC GTTCAGTGGCTCCTAGACAACTATGAGACGGCCGAGGGTGTGAGCCTGCCACGGAGCACCCTCTACTGCCACTACCTGCTGCACTGCCAGGAGCAGAAGCTGGAGCCCGTCAACGCCGCCTCCTTCGGCAAGCTCATCCGCTCCGTGTTCATGGGCCTGCGCACCCGACGGCTGGGCACCAG gGGCAACTCCAAATACCACTACTACGGCCTGCGGATCAAGGCCAGCTCGCCCCTGCTGCGACTGATGGAGGACCAGCAGCACATGGCCATGCGGGGCCAGCCCTTCTCACAGAAGCAGAG GCTCAAGCCCCTCCAGAAGATGGAGGGCATGACGAACGGCGTGGCCGTGGGGCCGCAGCAGGCCGCGGGGCTGTCGGACATCAGCGCGCAGGTGCAGCAGTATCAGCAGTTTCTGG ATGCCTCGAGGAGTCTCCCTGACTTCTCGGAGCTTGACCTCCAGGGCAAAGTGCTCCCCGAGGGCGTCGGGCCTGGGGACATCAAGGCCTTCCAGGTCCTGTACCGGGAACACTGTGAG GCCATTGTCGACGTCATGGTGAACCTGCAGTTCACCCTGGTGGAGACGCTGTGGAAAACCTTCTGGAGGTACAACCTCAGCCAGCCCAACGAGGCGCCTCCGCTGGCCGT GCACGACGAGGCTGAGAAGCGGCTGCCCAAGGCCAGCCTGGTGCTCCTCTCCAAGTTTGAGCCAGTGCTGCAGTGGACCAAGCACTGTGACAACGTGCTGTACCAGGGCCTGGTGGAGATCCTCATCCCTGACGTGCTGCGGCCCATCCCCA GTGCCTTGACCCAAGCGATCCGGAACTTTGCCAAGAGCCTGGAGAGCTGGCTCACCCACGCCATGGTGAACATCCCAGAGGAGATGCTGCGTGTGAAG gTGGCGGCGGCCGGTGCCTTCGCGCAGACGCTGCGACGCTACACGTCGCTCAACCACTTGGCGCAGGCGGCGCGGGCAGTGCTGCAGAACACCGCGCAGATCAACCAGATGCTGAGCGACCTCAACCGCGTGGACTTCGCCAACGTGCAG GAGCAGGCCTCGTGGGTATGCCGCTGCGAGGACCGCGTGGTGCAGCGTCTGGAGCAGGACTTCAAGGTGACCCTGCAGCAGCAGAACTCGCTGGAGCAGTGGGCGGCCTGGCTGGACGGCGTCGTGAGCCAGGTGCTTAAGCCCTACCAGGGCAGCGCCGGCTTCCCCAAGGCCGCCAAGCTCTTCCTCCTTAAGTGGTCCTTCTACAG CTCCATGGTGATCCGGGACCTGACCCTGCGCAGCGCTGCCAGCTTTGGGTCCTTCCACCTCATCCGGCTGCTCTACGACGAGTACATGTACTACCTGATCGAGCACCGCGTGGCCCAGGCCAAGGGCGAGACCCCCATCGCCGTCATGGGCGAG TTCGCCAACCTGACCACCTCGCTGAACCCCCTTGACCCGGACAAAG acgaggaggaggaagaggaggaggagagcgaGGACGAGCTGCCACAGGACATCTCACTGGCGGCCGGCGGAGAGTCACCCGCGCTGGGCCCGGACGCCCTCGAGCCGCCGGCCAAGTTGGCAAGGACAGACACACGGGGCCTCTTCGTGCAGGCGCTGCCCTCCAGCTAA
- the RFX1 gene encoding MHC class II regulatory factor RFX1 isoform X6, producing the protein MATPAYVTELQAAPQPSQPPQAQPQPPPPPAAAPQPPQPPAAAATPQPQYVTELQSPQPQAQPPGSQKQYVTELPATPTPSQPAGAPTPTPASQQYIVVTVSEGAMRASETVSEASPGSTASQTGVPTQVVQQVQGTQQALPTQRLVVQSTAPGGKGGQVSLTVHGTQQVHSPPERSVVQATPQAPKAGPVQQLTVQGLQPVHVAQESSGSQFPARKAEQQEPRPTPPPEPPPRPPTPGPRPSALAPEPPPLPPACRGEVRQLGSPQPPPPHYEPGAEQWVELVGVMPPHLLLPQQKVVFEPLPGLPARASPDQRVRIQRVPQVLVFGTAATALKVQQLQQVPVPHVYSSQVQYVEGGDASYTASAIRSSTYPYPETPLYTQTAGASYYEAAGTAAQVSTPATSQAVASSGSVPMYVSGSQVVTSSASSAGGASGGAGGTGGTGGGGGGGGGGGGGGGGSAGGGSGAGTYVIQGGYMLGSASQSYSHTTRASPATVQWLLDNYETAEGVSLPRSTLYCHYLLHCQEQKLEPVNAASFGKLIRSVFMGLRTRRLGTRGNSKYHYYGLRIKASSPLLRLMEDQQHMAMRGQPFSQKQRLKPLQKMEGMTNGVAVGPQQAAGLSDISAQVQQYQQFLDASRSLPDFSELDLQGKVLPEGVGPGDIKAFQVLYREHCEAIVDVMVNLQFTLVETLWKTFWRYNLSQPNEAPPLAVHDEAEKRLPKASLVLLSKFEPVLQWTKHCDNVLYQGLVEILIPDVLRPIPSALTQAIRNFAKSLESWLTHAMVNIPEEMLRVKVAAAGAFAQTLRRYTSLNHLAQAARAVLQNTAQINQMLSDLNRVDFANVQEQASWVCRCEDRVVQRLEQDFKVTLQQQNSLEQWAAWLDGVVSQVLKPYQGSAGFPKAAKLFLLKWSFYSSMVIRDLTLRSAASFGSFHLIRLLYDEYMYYLIEHRVAQAKGETPIAVMGEFANLTTSLNPLDPDKDEEEEEEEESEDELPQDISLAAGGESPALGPDALEPPAKLARTDTRGLFVQALPSS; encoded by the exons AAGGCGCCATGCGGGCCAGTGAGACTGTATCAGAAGCCAGCCCGGGCTCCACAGCCAGCCAGACCGGAGTCCCCACTCAGGTGGTTCAGCAGGTGCAGGGCACCCAGCAG GCTCTCCCCACGCAGCGTCTGGTGGTGCAGAGCACGGCCCCAGGCGGCAAGGGTGGCCAGGTTTCCCTGACAGTGCATGGCACCCAGCAGGTGCACTCGCCCCCTGAG AGGTCCGTGGTCCAAGCCACTCCACAGGCGCCCAAAGCCGGCCCCGTGCAGCAACTTACGGTGCAGGGGCTCCAGCCAGTTCACGTGGCTCAAGAG AGCTCAGGCAGTCAGTTTCCCGCTAGGAAGGCAGAGCAGCAGGAGCCCCGGCCCACGCCGCCGCCGGAGCCGCCGCCCCGGCCACCCACGCCCGGGCCCCGGCCGAGCGCGCTGGCCCCGGAGCCGCCGCCGCTCCCGCCCGCGTGCAGGGGCGAGGTCCGGCAGCTAGGCAGCCCCCAGCCGCCGCCGCCCCATTACGAGCCGGGCGCCGAGCAGTGGGTGGAGCTGGTGGGCGTGATGCCCCCGCACCTGCTCCTGCCGCAGCAGAAAGTGGTCTTCGAGCCACTGCCCGGGCTCCCGGCCCGAGCCAGCCCCGACCAGAGGGTCAGGATCCAGAGAGTCCCCCAGGTGCTAGTGTTCGGCACGGCCGCCACGGCCCTCAAA GTGCAGCAGCTCCAGCAGGTGCCCGTCCCACACGTGTACTCCAGCCAAGTGCAGTATGTGGAGGGTGGTGACGCCAGCTACACGGCCAGTGCCAT CCGCTCCAGTACCTACCCCTACCCGGAGACGCCGCTGTACACGCAGACAGCGGGCGCAAGCTACTACGAAGCTGCAGGCACAGCTGCGCAGGTCAGCACGCCCGCTACCTCCCAGGCGGTGGCCAGCAGCGGCTCTGTGCCCATGTACGTGTCCGGGAGCCAGGTCGTCACCAGCTCCGCCAGCAGCGCGGGTGGAGCCAGCGGCGGCGCCGGCGGCACCGGCGGCACCGGCGgtggcgggggcggcggcggcggcgggggcggtggcggcggcggcagtGCCGGCGGCGGCAGCGGAGCAGGCACCTATGTGATCCAGGGCGGCTACATGCTGGGCAGCGCCAGCCAGTCCTACTCCCACACCACGCGTGCCTCGCCAGCCACC GTTCAGTGGCTCCTAGACAACTATGAGACGGCCGAGGGTGTGAGCCTGCCACGGAGCACCCTCTACTGCCACTACCTGCTGCACTGCCAGGAGCAGAAGCTGGAGCCCGTCAACGCCGCCTCCTTCGGCAAGCTCATCCGCTCCGTGTTCATGGGCCTGCGCACCCGACGGCTGGGCACCAG gGGCAACTCCAAATACCACTACTACGGCCTGCGGATCAAGGCCAGCTCGCCCCTGCTGCGACTGATGGAGGACCAGCAGCACATGGCCATGCGGGGCCAGCCCTTCTCACAGAAGCAGAG GCTCAAGCCCCTCCAGAAGATGGAGGGCATGACGAACGGCGTGGCCGTGGGGCCGCAGCAGGCCGCGGGGCTGTCGGACATCAGCGCGCAGGTGCAGCAGTATCAGCAGTTTCTGG ATGCCTCGAGGAGTCTCCCTGACTTCTCGGAGCTTGACCTCCAGGGCAAAGTGCTCCCCGAGGGCGTCGGGCCTGGGGACATCAAGGCCTTCCAGGTCCTGTACCGGGAACACTGTGAG GCCATTGTCGACGTCATGGTGAACCTGCAGTTCACCCTGGTGGAGACGCTGTGGAAAACCTTCTGGAGGTACAACCTCAGCCAGCCCAACGAGGCGCCTCCGCTGGCCGT GCACGACGAGGCTGAGAAGCGGCTGCCCAAGGCCAGCCTGGTGCTCCTCTCCAAGTTTGAGCCAGTGCTGCAGTGGACCAAGCACTGTGACAACGTGCTGTACCAGGGCCTGGTGGAGATCCTCATCCCTGACGTGCTGCGGCCCATCCCCA GTGCCTTGACCCAAGCGATCCGGAACTTTGCCAAGAGCCTGGAGAGCTGGCTCACCCACGCCATGGTGAACATCCCAGAGGAGATGCTGCGTGTGAAG gTGGCGGCGGCCGGTGCCTTCGCGCAGACGCTGCGACGCTACACGTCGCTCAACCACTTGGCGCAGGCGGCGCGGGCAGTGCTGCAGAACACCGCGCAGATCAACCAGATGCTGAGCGACCTCAACCGCGTGGACTTCGCCAACGTGCAG GAGCAGGCCTCGTGGGTATGCCGCTGCGAGGACCGCGTGGTGCAGCGTCTGGAGCAGGACTTCAAGGTGACCCTGCAGCAGCAGAACTCGCTGGAGCAGTGGGCGGCCTGGCTGGACGGCGTCGTGAGCCAGGTGCTTAAGCCCTACCAGGGCAGCGCCGGCTTCCCCAAGGCCGCCAAGCTCTTCCTCCTTAAGTGGTCCTTCTACAG CTCCATGGTGATCCGGGACCTGACCCTGCGCAGCGCTGCCAGCTTTGGGTCCTTCCACCTCATCCGGCTGCTCTACGACGAGTACATGTACTACCTGATCGAGCACCGCGTGGCCCAGGCCAAGGGCGAGACCCCCATCGCCGTCATGGGCGAG TTCGCCAACCTGACCACCTCGCTGAACCCCCTTGACCCGGACAAAG acgaggaggaggaagaggaggaggagagcgaGGACGAGCTGCCACAGGACATCTCACTGGCGGCCGGCGGAGAGTCACCCGCGCTGGGCCCGGACGCCCTCGAGCCGCCGGCCAAGTTGGCAAGGACAGACACACGGGGCCTCTTCGTGCAGGCGCTGCCCTCCAGCTAA